A genomic stretch from Erysipelothrix sp. HDW6C includes:
- a CDS encoding VanZ family protein has protein sequence MHEVQGLIMEFATGFYSYIPVFIILYCIRLRKLPLGQQVLNTLLFFYLCIVIDLTQFPLPATRAAVEYTMQRVGPFNHSSYNLMPFFVQDLNFLLQDNKLALNVIMTIPFGFLVGLKTRRMRKTLFFGACFTVALELTQLLTRYFQMSYRIFDVDDLILNFMGVAVGYGIYFVFRSGYHYVRKITTNQRE, from the coding sequence ATGCACGAAGTACAAGGGTTAATTATGGAATTTGCGACTGGATTTTATTCTTACATTCCAGTATTTATCATCTTATACTGTATTCGGCTCCGAAAATTGCCGTTAGGGCAGCAGGTGCTGAATACTCTATTATTTTTCTATCTCTGTATTGTTATTGATCTTACCCAATTTCCACTCCCTGCAACGCGTGCTGCAGTGGAATACACAATGCAAAGGGTTGGTCCATTTAATCATTCGAGTTACAACCTGATGCCATTTTTTGTACAAGATTTAAACTTTTTATTGCAAGATAACAAACTGGCTTTAAACGTTATCATGACCATTCCATTTGGTTTCTTGGTTGGTCTTAAAACACGGAGAATGCGTAAAACACTTTTCTTTGGTGCATGCTTTACAGTGGCACTTGAACTCACTCAATTATTGACGCGCTATTTTCAAATGAGTTATCGAATTTTTGACGTTGATGATTTAATCTTAAACTTCATGGGCGTAGCCGTTGGTTACGGAATCTACTTCGTCTTCCGAAGTGGATACCACTACGTCCGCAAAATTACCACGAATCAGCGCGAGTAA